The following coding sequences lie in one Apium graveolens cultivar Ventura chromosome 1, ASM990537v1, whole genome shotgun sequence genomic window:
- the LOC141718999 gene encoding uncharacterized protein LOC141718999 isoform X2, with protein MTKSFVLVPLALCLIFQSHYAAAQAPAEAQQPVQNAGKESLIRTACQATSSPPLCSSTLSAIANSPYLNQKNIATTAVQAAVKTSVATFDLINMSLTVDVQLVSDPAVKQSLSVCAEAYKAVIDNMNNASSSLTQNVNMAQVPNFLHAALDAAGKCESSGVKNFHKVVQIASKNVDCSKLIKNSLEIFNVFSNFILNPNHDPKKAGAGALGGGGAGGLLKGGAAGGLFKGGAAGGEGGGGGLLKGGGLFKGGVAGGAGGAGTAGAAGGAGTVGAAGGEDGAAGAGDAGGAGAGGAAGGEAGAAGVEAGAAGAGGAGGAGGEGGSSGAGGAGGLFKGGGAGGLFKGGAANSGGGAGGLFKGGGLFKGGAAGGAGAAGGAGAAGGAGAATAGGAGGAGGEGGASGEGGAEGGASGAGGAGGLFKGGGAGGLFKGGAASGGGGAGGLFKGGGLFKGGASMKGGGGASVQGSGGAAAAGGGSADVQGGGGAPAAGGGGADVQGGAGAPSAGGSSADVQGGGGDASVQGGGDALMGGGAPAASAPQISNRKLLTLM; from the exons ATGACGAAATCATTTGTTCTCGTCCCTCTTGCATTATGTTTAATATTTCAATCCCACTATGCAGCAGCACAAGCACCAGCAGAAGCACAACAACCGGTCCAAAATGCTGGAAAAGAGTCTCTCATTCGAACTGCATGTCAAGCAACCAGTTCACCGCCACTTTGTTCTTCAACTCTCAGCGCGATAGCAAATAGTCCGTATCTGAATCAGAAAAATATTGCTACCACAGCGGTTCAGGCTGCTGTCAAAACATCTGTTGCGACATTTGACCTGATTAATATGTCATTAACTGTTGATGTCCAACTTGTGTCGGATCCAGCTGTAAAACAGAGCCTTTCGGTTTGTGCTGAAGCATATAAGGCTGTGATTGATAATATGAATAATGCAAGTTCTTCATTGACACAAAATGTTAATATGGCTCAAGTTCCGAATTTTTTGCACGCGGCTTTAGATGCTGCAGGCAAATGTGAATCTAGTGGAGTTAAAAATTTTCATAAAGTCGTACAAATTGCTTCGAAAAATGTGGATTGTTCGAAATTGATCAAGAATTCCCTGGAGATTTTTAATGTTTTTTCCAATTTTATTCTTAACCCTAATCATGACCCGAAAAAAGCCGGTGCAGGTGCTTTGGGAGGCGGTGGTGCAGGTGGTCTTTTAAAAGGCGGTGCTGCAGGTGGTCTTTTTAAAGGCGGTGCTGCAGGTGGTGAAGGTGGTGGAGGTGGTCTTTTAAAAGGCGGTGGTCTTTTCAAAGGCGGTGTTGCAGGTGGGGCAGGTGGTGCAGGTACTGCTGGTGCTGCAGGTGGTGCAGGTACTGTTGGTGCTGCAGGTGGTGAAGATGGTGCAGCTGGTGCAGGTGATGCTGGTGGTGCAGGTGCTGGTGGTGCTGCAGGTGGTGAAGCTGGTGCTGCAGGTGTTGAAGCTGGTGCAGCTGGTGCAGGTGGCGCAGGTGGTGCTGGCGGTGAAGGTGGTTCAAGCGGTGCAGGTGGCGCAGGTGGTCTTTTTAAAGGCGGTGGTGCAGGTGGTCTTTTTAAAGGCGGTGCTGCAAATAGTGGAGGTGGTGCGGGTGGTCTTTTTAAAGGCGGTGGTCTTTTTAAAGGCGGTGCTGCAGGTGGTGCAGGTGCTGCAGGTGGTGCAGGTGCTGCAGGTGGTGCAGGTGCTGCAACTGCAGGTGGTGCAGGTGGTGCAG GTGGTGAAGGTGGCGCAAGTGGTGAAGGTGGCGCAGAAGGTGGTGCAAGTGGTGCAGGTGGCGCAGGTGGTCTTTTTAAAGGCGGTGGTGCAGGTGGTCTTTTTAAAGGCGGTGCTGCAAGTGGTGGAGGTGGCGCAGGTGGTCTTTTTAAAGGTGGTGGTCTTTTTAAAGGCGGTGCTTCTATGAAGGGAGGCGGGGGTGCTTCTGTGCAGGGAAGCGGTGGTGCAGCTGCTGCAGGAGGTGGCAGTGCTGATGTGCAGGGAGGCGGAGGGGCACCTGCTGCAGGAGGCGGAGGTGCAGATGTGCAGGGAGGCGCTGGTGCACCTTCTGCAGGAGGCAGCAGTGCTGATGTGCAGGGAGGAGGAGGTGATGCTTCTGTGCAGGGAGGCGGTGATGCTTTGATGGGAGGCGGGGCTCCTGCAGCTAGTGCTCCTCAAATTTCAAACAGAAAGCTACTGACACTAATGTAA
- the LOC141718999 gene encoding uncharacterized protein LOC141718999 isoform X6, with amino-acid sequence MTKSFVLVPLALCLIFQSHYAAAQAPAEAQQPVQNAGKESLIRTACQATSSPPLCSSTLSAIANSPYLNQKNIATTAVQAAVKTSVATFDLINMSLTVDVQLVSDPAVKQSLSVCAEAYKAVIDNMNNASSSLTQNVNMAQVPNFLHAALDAAGKCESSGVKNFHKVVQIASKNVDCSKLIKNSLEIFNVFSNFILNPNHDPKKAGAGALGGGGAGGLLKGGAAGGLFKGGAAGGEGGGGGLLKGGGLFKGGVAGGAGGAGTAGAAGGAGTVGAAGGEDGAAGAGDAGGAGAGGAAGGEAGAAGVEAGAAGAGGAGGAGGEGGSSGAGGAGGLFKGGAAGGAGAAGGAGAATAGGAGGAGAATAGGAGAAPAGGEGGASGEGGAEGGASGAGGAGGLFKGGGAGGLFKGGAASGGGGAGGLFKGGGLFKGGASMKGGGGASVQGSGGAAAAGGGSADVQGGGGAPAAGGGGADVQGGAGAPSAGGSSADVQGGGGDASVQGGGDALMGGGAPAASAPQISNRKLLTLM; translated from the exons ATGACGAAATCATTTGTTCTCGTCCCTCTTGCATTATGTTTAATATTTCAATCCCACTATGCAGCAGCACAAGCACCAGCAGAAGCACAACAACCGGTCCAAAATGCTGGAAAAGAGTCTCTCATTCGAACTGCATGTCAAGCAACCAGTTCACCGCCACTTTGTTCTTCAACTCTCAGCGCGATAGCAAATAGTCCGTATCTGAATCAGAAAAATATTGCTACCACAGCGGTTCAGGCTGCTGTCAAAACATCTGTTGCGACATTTGACCTGATTAATATGTCATTAACTGTTGATGTCCAACTTGTGTCGGATCCAGCTGTAAAACAGAGCCTTTCGGTTTGTGCTGAAGCATATAAGGCTGTGATTGATAATATGAATAATGCAAGTTCTTCATTGACACAAAATGTTAATATGGCTCAAGTTCCGAATTTTTTGCACGCGGCTTTAGATGCTGCAGGCAAATGTGAATCTAGTGGAGTTAAAAATTTTCATAAAGTCGTACAAATTGCTTCGAAAAATGTGGATTGTTCGAAATTGATCAAGAATTCCCTGGAGATTTTTAATGTTTTTTCCAATTTTATTCTTAACCCTAATCATGACCCGAAAAAAGCCGGTGCAGGTGCTTTGGGAGGCGGTGGTGCAGGTGGTCTTTTAAAAGGCGGTGCTGCAGGTGGTCTTTTTAAAGGCGGTGCTGCAGGTGGTGAAGGTGGTGGAGGTGGTCTTTTAAAAGGCGGTGGTCTTTTCAAAGGCGGTGTTGCAGGTGGGGCAGGTGGTGCAGGTACTGCTGGTGCTGCAGGTGGTGCAGGTACTGTTGGTGCTGCAGGTGGTGAAGATGGTGCAGCTGGTGCAGGTGATGCTGGTGGTGCAGGTGCTGGTGGTGCTGCAGGTGGTGAAGCTGGTGCTGCAGGTGTTGAAGCTGGTGCAGCTGGTGCAGGTGGCGCAGGTGGTGCTGGCGGTGAAGGTGGTTCAAGCGGTGCAGGTGGCGCAGGTGGTCTTTTTAAAGGCG GTGCTGCAGGTGGTGCAGGTGCTGCAGGTGGTGCAGGTGCTGCAACTGCAGGTGGTGCAGGTGGTGCAGGTGCTGCAACTGCAGGTGGTGCAGGTGCTGCACCTGCAGGTGGTGAAGGTGGCGCAAGTGGTGAAGGTGGCGCAGAAGGTGGTGCAAGTGGTGCAGGTGGCGCAGGTGGTCTTTTTAAAGGCGGTGGTGCAGGTGGTCTTTTTAAAGGCGGTGCTGCAAGTGGTGGAGGTGGCGCAGGTGGTCTTTTTAAAGGTGGTGGTCTTTTTAAAGGCGGTGCTTCTATGAAGGGAGGCGGGGGTGCTTCTGTGCAGGGAAGCGGTGGTGCAGCTGCTGCAGGAGGTGGCAGTGCTGATGTGCAGGGAGGCGGAGGGGCACCTGCTGCAGGAGGCGGAGGTGCAGATGTGCAGGGAGGCGCTGGTGCACCTTCTGCAGGAGGCAGCAGTGCTGATGTGCAGGGAGGAGGAGGTGATGCTTCTGTGCAGGGAGGCGGTGATGCTTTGATGGGAGGCGGGGCTCCTGCAGCTAGTGCTCCTCAAATTTCAAACAGAAAGCTACTGACACTAATGTAA
- the LOC141718999 gene encoding uncharacterized protein LOC141718999 isoform X8, producing MTKSFVLVPLALCLIFQSHYAAAQAPAEAQQPVQNAGKESLIRTACQATSSPPLCSSTLSAIANSPYLNQKNIATTAVQAAVKTSVATFDLINMSLTVDVQLVSDPAVKQSLSVCAEAYKAVIDNMNNASSSLTQNVNMAQVPNFLHAALDAAGKCESSGVKNFHKVVQIASKNVDCSKLIKNSLEIFNVFSNFILNPNHDPKKAGAGALGGGGAGGLLKGGAAGGLFKGGAAGGEGGGGGLLKGGGLFKGGVAGGAGGAGTAGAAGGAGTVGAAGGEDGAAGAGDAGGAGAGGAAGGEAGAAGVEAGAAGAGGAGGAGGEGGSSGAGGAGGLFKGGAAGGAGAAGGAGAATAGGAGGAGGEGGASGEGGAEGGASGAGGAGGLFKGGGAGGLFKGGAASGGGGAGGLFKGGGLFKGGASMKGGGGASVQGSGGAAAAGGGSADVQGGGGAPAAGGGGADVQGGAGAPSAGGSSADVQGGGGDASVQGGGDALMGGGAPAASAPQISNRKLLTLM from the exons ATGACGAAATCATTTGTTCTCGTCCCTCTTGCATTATGTTTAATATTTCAATCCCACTATGCAGCAGCACAAGCACCAGCAGAAGCACAACAACCGGTCCAAAATGCTGGAAAAGAGTCTCTCATTCGAACTGCATGTCAAGCAACCAGTTCACCGCCACTTTGTTCTTCAACTCTCAGCGCGATAGCAAATAGTCCGTATCTGAATCAGAAAAATATTGCTACCACAGCGGTTCAGGCTGCTGTCAAAACATCTGTTGCGACATTTGACCTGATTAATATGTCATTAACTGTTGATGTCCAACTTGTGTCGGATCCAGCTGTAAAACAGAGCCTTTCGGTTTGTGCTGAAGCATATAAGGCTGTGATTGATAATATGAATAATGCAAGTTCTTCATTGACACAAAATGTTAATATGGCTCAAGTTCCGAATTTTTTGCACGCGGCTTTAGATGCTGCAGGCAAATGTGAATCTAGTGGAGTTAAAAATTTTCATAAAGTCGTACAAATTGCTTCGAAAAATGTGGATTGTTCGAAATTGATCAAGAATTCCCTGGAGATTTTTAATGTTTTTTCCAATTTTATTCTTAACCCTAATCATGACCCGAAAAAAGCCGGTGCAGGTGCTTTGGGAGGCGGTGGTGCAGGTGGTCTTTTAAAAGGCGGTGCTGCAGGTGGTCTTTTTAAAGGCGGTGCTGCAGGTGGTGAAGGTGGTGGAGGTGGTCTTTTAAAAGGCGGTGGTCTTTTCAAAGGCGGTGTTGCAGGTGGGGCAGGTGGTGCAGGTACTGCTGGTGCTGCAGGTGGTGCAGGTACTGTTGGTGCTGCAGGTGGTGAAGATGGTGCAGCTGGTGCAGGTGATGCTGGTGGTGCAGGTGCTGGTGGTGCTGCAGGTGGTGAAGCTGGTGCTGCAGGTGTTGAAGCTGGTGCAGCTGGTGCAGGTGGCGCAGGTGGTGCTGGCGGTGAAGGTGGTTCAAGCGGTGCAGGTGGCGCAGGTGGTCTTTTTAAAGGCG GTGCTGCAGGTGGTGCAGGTGCTGCAGGTGGTGCAGGTGCTGCAACTGCAGGTGGTGCAGGTGGTGCAG GTGGTGAAGGTGGCGCAAGTGGTGAAGGTGGCGCAGAAGGTGGTGCAAGTGGTGCAGGTGGCGCAGGTGGTCTTTTTAAAGGCGGTGGTGCAGGTGGTCTTTTTAAAGGCGGTGCTGCAAGTGGTGGAGGTGGCGCAGGTGGTCTTTTTAAAGGTGGTGGTCTTTTTAAAGGCGGTGCTTCTATGAAGGGAGGCGGGGGTGCTTCTGTGCAGGGAAGCGGTGGTGCAGCTGCTGCAGGAGGTGGCAGTGCTGATGTGCAGGGAGGCGGAGGGGCACCTGCTGCAGGAGGCGGAGGTGCAGATGTGCAGGGAGGCGCTGGTGCACCTTCTGCAGGAGGCAGCAGTGCTGATGTGCAGGGAGGAGGAGGTGATGCTTCTGTGCAGGGAGGCGGTGATGCTTTGATGGGAGGCGGGGCTCCTGCAGCTAGTGCTCCTCAAATTTCAAACAGAAAGCTACTGACACTAATGTAA
- the LOC141718999 gene encoding uncharacterized protein LOC141718999 isoform X5, protein MTKSFVLVPLALCLIFQSHYAAAQAPAEAQQPVQNAGKESLIRTACQATSSPPLCSSTLSAIANSPYLNQKNIATTAVQAAVKTSVATFDLINMSLTVDVQLVSDPAVKQSLSVCAEAYKAVIDNMNNASSSLTQNVNMAQVPNFLHAALDAAGKCESSGVKNFHKVVQIASKNVDCSKLIKNSLEIFNVFSNFILNPNHDPKKAGAGALGGGGAGGLLKGGAAGGLFKGGAAGGEGGGGGLLKGGGLFKGGVAGGAGGAGTAGAAGGAGTVGAAGGEDGAAGAGDAGGAGAGGAAGGEAGAAGVEAGAAGAGGAGGAGGEGGSSGAGGAGGLFKGGGAGGLFKGGAAGGAGAAGGAGAATAGGAGGAGAATAGGAGAAPAGGEGGASGEGGAEGGASGAGGAGGLFKGGGAGGLFKGGAASGGGGAGGLFKGGGLFKGGASMKGGGGASVQGSGGAAAAGGGSADVQGGGGAPAAGGGGADVQGGAGAPSAGGSSADVQGGGGDASVQGGGDALMGGGAPAASAPQISNRKLLTLM, encoded by the exons ATGACGAAATCATTTGTTCTCGTCCCTCTTGCATTATGTTTAATATTTCAATCCCACTATGCAGCAGCACAAGCACCAGCAGAAGCACAACAACCGGTCCAAAATGCTGGAAAAGAGTCTCTCATTCGAACTGCATGTCAAGCAACCAGTTCACCGCCACTTTGTTCTTCAACTCTCAGCGCGATAGCAAATAGTCCGTATCTGAATCAGAAAAATATTGCTACCACAGCGGTTCAGGCTGCTGTCAAAACATCTGTTGCGACATTTGACCTGATTAATATGTCATTAACTGTTGATGTCCAACTTGTGTCGGATCCAGCTGTAAAACAGAGCCTTTCGGTTTGTGCTGAAGCATATAAGGCTGTGATTGATAATATGAATAATGCAAGTTCTTCATTGACACAAAATGTTAATATGGCTCAAGTTCCGAATTTTTTGCACGCGGCTTTAGATGCTGCAGGCAAATGTGAATCTAGTGGAGTTAAAAATTTTCATAAAGTCGTACAAATTGCTTCGAAAAATGTGGATTGTTCGAAATTGATCAAGAATTCCCTGGAGATTTTTAATGTTTTTTCCAATTTTATTCTTAACCCTAATCATGACCCGAAAAAAGCCGGTGCAGGTGCTTTGGGAGGCGGTGGTGCAGGTGGTCTTTTAAAAGGCGGTGCTGCAGGTGGTCTTTTTAAAGGCGGTGCTGCAGGTGGTGAAGGTGGTGGAGGTGGTCTTTTAAAAGGCGGTGGTCTTTTCAAAGGCGGTGTTGCAGGTGGGGCAGGTGGTGCAGGTACTGCTGGTGCTGCAGGTGGTGCAGGTACTGTTGGTGCTGCAGGTGGTGAAGATGGTGCAGCTGGTGCAGGTGATGCTGGTGGTGCAGGTGCTGGTGGTGCTGCAGGTGGTGAAGCTGGTGCTGCAGGTGTTGAAGCTGGTGCAGCTGGTGCAGGTGGCGCAGGTGGTGCTGGCGGTGAAGGTGGTTCAAGCGGTGCAGGTGGCGCAGGTGGTCTTTTTAAAGGCGGTGGTGCAGGTGGTCTTTTTAAAGGCG GTGCTGCAGGTGGTGCAGGTGCTGCAGGTGGTGCAGGTGCTGCAACTGCAGGTGGTGCAGGTGGTGCAGGTGCTGCAACTGCAGGTGGTGCAGGTGCTGCACCTGCAGGTGGTGAAGGTGGCGCAAGTGGTGAAGGTGGCGCAGAAGGTGGTGCAAGTGGTGCAGGTGGCGCAGGTGGTCTTTTTAAAGGCGGTGGTGCAGGTGGTCTTTTTAAAGGCGGTGCTGCAAGTGGTGGAGGTGGCGCAGGTGGTCTTTTTAAAGGTGGTGGTCTTTTTAAAGGCGGTGCTTCTATGAAGGGAGGCGGGGGTGCTTCTGTGCAGGGAAGCGGTGGTGCAGCTGCTGCAGGAGGTGGCAGTGCTGATGTGCAGGGAGGCGGAGGGGCACCTGCTGCAGGAGGCGGAGGTGCAGATGTGCAGGGAGGCGCTGGTGCACCTTCTGCAGGAGGCAGCAGTGCTGATGTGCAGGGAGGAGGAGGTGATGCTTCTGTGCAGGGAGGCGGTGATGCTTTGATGGGAGGCGGGGCTCCTGCAGCTAGTGCTCCTCAAATTTCAAACAGAAAGCTACTGACACTAATGTAA
- the LOC141718999 gene encoding uncharacterized protein LOC141718999 isoform X7: MTKSFVLVPLALCLIFQSHYAAAQAPAEAQQPVQNAGKESLIRTACQATSSPPLCSSTLSAIANSPYLNQKNIATTAVQAAVKTSVATFDLINMSLTVDVQLVSDPAVKQSLSVCAEAYKAVIDNMNNASSSLTQNVNMAQVPNFLHAALDAAGKCESSGVKNFHKVVQIASKNVDCSKLIKNSLEIFNVFSNFILNPNHDPKKAGAGALGGGGAGGLLKGGAAGGLFKGGAAGGEGGGGGLLKGGGLFKGGVAGGAGGAGTAGAAGGAGTVGAAGGEDGAAGAGDAGGAGAGGAAGGEAGAAGVEAGAAGAGGAGGAGGEGGSSGAGGAGGLFKGGGAGGLFKGGAAGGAGAAGGAGAATAGGAGGAGGEGGASGEGGAEGGASGAGGAGGLFKGGGAGGLFKGGAASGGGGAGGLFKGGGLFKGGASMKGGGGASVQGSGGAAAAGGGSADVQGGGGAPAAGGGGADVQGGAGAPSAGGSSADVQGGGGDASVQGGGDALMGGGAPAASAPQISNRKLLTLM, translated from the exons ATGACGAAATCATTTGTTCTCGTCCCTCTTGCATTATGTTTAATATTTCAATCCCACTATGCAGCAGCACAAGCACCAGCAGAAGCACAACAACCGGTCCAAAATGCTGGAAAAGAGTCTCTCATTCGAACTGCATGTCAAGCAACCAGTTCACCGCCACTTTGTTCTTCAACTCTCAGCGCGATAGCAAATAGTCCGTATCTGAATCAGAAAAATATTGCTACCACAGCGGTTCAGGCTGCTGTCAAAACATCTGTTGCGACATTTGACCTGATTAATATGTCATTAACTGTTGATGTCCAACTTGTGTCGGATCCAGCTGTAAAACAGAGCCTTTCGGTTTGTGCTGAAGCATATAAGGCTGTGATTGATAATATGAATAATGCAAGTTCTTCATTGACACAAAATGTTAATATGGCTCAAGTTCCGAATTTTTTGCACGCGGCTTTAGATGCTGCAGGCAAATGTGAATCTAGTGGAGTTAAAAATTTTCATAAAGTCGTACAAATTGCTTCGAAAAATGTGGATTGTTCGAAATTGATCAAGAATTCCCTGGAGATTTTTAATGTTTTTTCCAATTTTATTCTTAACCCTAATCATGACCCGAAAAAAGCCGGTGCAGGTGCTTTGGGAGGCGGTGGTGCAGGTGGTCTTTTAAAAGGCGGTGCTGCAGGTGGTCTTTTTAAAGGCGGTGCTGCAGGTGGTGAAGGTGGTGGAGGTGGTCTTTTAAAAGGCGGTGGTCTTTTCAAAGGCGGTGTTGCAGGTGGGGCAGGTGGTGCAGGTACTGCTGGTGCTGCAGGTGGTGCAGGTACTGTTGGTGCTGCAGGTGGTGAAGATGGTGCAGCTGGTGCAGGTGATGCTGGTGGTGCAGGTGCTGGTGGTGCTGCAGGTGGTGAAGCTGGTGCTGCAGGTGTTGAAGCTGGTGCAGCTGGTGCAGGTGGCGCAGGTGGTGCTGGCGGTGAAGGTGGTTCAAGCGGTGCAGGTGGCGCAGGTGGTCTTTTTAAAGGCGGTGGTGCAGGTGGTCTTTTTAAAGGCG GTGCTGCAGGTGGTGCAGGTGCTGCAGGTGGTGCAGGTGCTGCAACTGCAGGTGGTGCAGGTGGTGCAG GTGGTGAAGGTGGCGCAAGTGGTGAAGGTGGCGCAGAAGGTGGTGCAAGTGGTGCAGGTGGCGCAGGTGGTCTTTTTAAAGGCGGTGGTGCAGGTGGTCTTTTTAAAGGCGGTGCTGCAAGTGGTGGAGGTGGCGCAGGTGGTCTTTTTAAAGGTGGTGGTCTTTTTAAAGGCGGTGCTTCTATGAAGGGAGGCGGGGGTGCTTCTGTGCAGGGAAGCGGTGGTGCAGCTGCTGCAGGAGGTGGCAGTGCTGATGTGCAGGGAGGCGGAGGGGCACCTGCTGCAGGAGGCGGAGGTGCAGATGTGCAGGGAGGCGCTGGTGCACCTTCTGCAGGAGGCAGCAGTGCTGATGTGCAGGGAGGAGGAGGTGATGCTTCTGTGCAGGGAGGCGGTGATGCTTTGATGGGAGGCGGGGCTCCTGCAGCTAGTGCTCCTCAAATTTCAAACAGAAAGCTACTGACACTAATGTAA
- the LOC141718999 gene encoding uncharacterized protein LOC141718999 isoform X3, whose amino-acid sequence MTKSFVLVPLALCLIFQSHYAAAQAPAEAQQPVQNAGKESLIRTACQATSSPPLCSSTLSAIANSPYLNQKNIATTAVQAAVKTSVATFDLINMSLTVDVQLVSDPAVKQSLSVCAEAYKAVIDNMNNASSSLTQNVNMAQVPNFLHAALDAAGKCESSGVKNFHKVVQIASKNVDCSKLIKNSLEIFNVFSNFILNPNHDPKKAGAGALGGGGAGGLLKGGAAGGLFKGGAAGGEGGGGGLLKGGGLFKGGVAGGAGGAGTAGAAGGAGTVGAAGGEDGAAGAGDAGGAGAGGAAGGEAGAAGVEAGAAGAGGAGGAGGEGGSSGAGGAGGLFKGGGAGGLFKGGAANSGGGAGGLFKGGGLFKGGAAGGAGAAGGAGAATAGGAGAAPAGGEGGASGEGGAEGGASGAGGAGGLFKGGGAGGLFKGGAASGGGGAGGLFKGGGLFKGGASMKGGGGASVQGSGGAAAAGGGSADVQGGGGAPAAGGGGADVQGGAGAPSAGGSSADVQGGGGDASVQGGGDALMGGGAPAASAPQISNRKLLTLM is encoded by the exons ATGACGAAATCATTTGTTCTCGTCCCTCTTGCATTATGTTTAATATTTCAATCCCACTATGCAGCAGCACAAGCACCAGCAGAAGCACAACAACCGGTCCAAAATGCTGGAAAAGAGTCTCTCATTCGAACTGCATGTCAAGCAACCAGTTCACCGCCACTTTGTTCTTCAACTCTCAGCGCGATAGCAAATAGTCCGTATCTGAATCAGAAAAATATTGCTACCACAGCGGTTCAGGCTGCTGTCAAAACATCTGTTGCGACATTTGACCTGATTAATATGTCATTAACTGTTGATGTCCAACTTGTGTCGGATCCAGCTGTAAAACAGAGCCTTTCGGTTTGTGCTGAAGCATATAAGGCTGTGATTGATAATATGAATAATGCAAGTTCTTCATTGACACAAAATGTTAATATGGCTCAAGTTCCGAATTTTTTGCACGCGGCTTTAGATGCTGCAGGCAAATGTGAATCTAGTGGAGTTAAAAATTTTCATAAAGTCGTACAAATTGCTTCGAAAAATGTGGATTGTTCGAAATTGATCAAGAATTCCCTGGAGATTTTTAATGTTTTTTCCAATTTTATTCTTAACCCTAATCATGACCCGAAAAAAGCCGGTGCAGGTGCTTTGGGAGGCGGTGGTGCAGGTGGTCTTTTAAAAGGCGGTGCTGCAGGTGGTCTTTTTAAAGGCGGTGCTGCAGGTGGTGAAGGTGGTGGAGGTGGTCTTTTAAAAGGCGGTGGTCTTTTCAAAGGCGGTGTTGCAGGTGGGGCAGGTGGTGCAGGTACTGCTGGTGCTGCAGGTGGTGCAGGTACTGTTGGTGCTGCAGGTGGTGAAGATGGTGCAGCTGGTGCAGGTGATGCTGGTGGTGCAGGTGCTGGTGGTGCTGCAGGTGGTGAAGCTGGTGCTGCAGGTGTTGAAGCTGGTGCAGCTGGTGCAGGTGGCGCAGGTGGTGCTGGCGGTGAAGGTGGTTCAAGCGGTGCAGGTGGCGCAGGTGGTCTTTTTAAAGGCGGTGGTGCAGGTGGTCTTTTTAAAGGCGGTGCTGCAAATAGTGGAGGTGGTGCGGGTGGTCTTTTTAAAGGCGGTGGTCTTTTTAAAGGCGGTGCTGCAGGTGGTGCAGGTGCTGCAG GTGGTGCAGGTGCTGCAACTGCAGGTGGTGCAGGTGCTGCACCTGCAGGTGGTGAAGGTGGCGCAAGTGGTGAAGGTGGCGCAGAAGGTGGTGCAAGTGGTGCAGGTGGCGCAGGTGGTCTTTTTAAAGGCGGTGGTGCAGGTGGTCTTTTTAAAGGCGGTGCTGCAAGTGGTGGAGGTGGCGCAGGTGGTCTTTTTAAAGGTGGTGGTCTTTTTAAAGGCGGTGCTTCTATGAAGGGAGGCGGGGGTGCTTCTGTGCAGGGAAGCGGTGGTGCAGCTGCTGCAGGAGGTGGCAGTGCTGATGTGCAGGGAGGCGGAGGGGCACCTGCTGCAGGAGGCGGAGGTGCAGATGTGCAGGGAGGCGCTGGTGCACCTTCTGCAGGAGGCAGCAGTGCTGATGTGCAGGGAGGAGGAGGTGATGCTTCTGTGCAGGGAGGCGGTGATGCTTTGATGGGAGGCGGGGCTCCTGCAGCTAGTGCTCCTCAAATTTCAAACAGAAAGCTACTGACACTAATGTAA